The following are encoded together in the Raineyella sp. LH-20 genome:
- a CDS encoding TetR/AcrR family transcriptional regulator yields the protein MRVSKAPEERREQLLDVALGLCAEVGFEALSIEQLTREASVAKGTFYYYFASKQDLLLALVGRYVDALFVELEATASRLTGSGLERFRALMLGATTWKTGHVTDAYAFVPLLYKRENLPLRYQLFDEWAGRMREVFLPLVERGTADGSLAVDDPEATTDLVLSIWIEAGGRMFDRALATTTEEAWVDTLLRGIASLTSAVERILGAAPGSFQVPVDGAFLGASRAPFLAALDGPSDQRA from the coding sequence GTGAGGGTTTCCAAGGCACCGGAGGAACGGCGCGAGCAGCTGCTCGACGTCGCCCTGGGGCTGTGTGCCGAGGTGGGGTTCGAGGCGCTCTCGATCGAGCAGTTGACCCGCGAGGCGTCGGTCGCCAAGGGGACCTTCTACTACTACTTCGCCTCCAAGCAGGATCTGCTCCTCGCTCTGGTCGGGCGCTACGTCGATGCGCTGTTCGTCGAGCTGGAGGCCACTGCGAGTCGGCTGACGGGCAGCGGACTGGAGCGCTTCCGTGCGCTGATGCTGGGCGCGACGACCTGGAAGACCGGTCACGTGACCGACGCGTACGCCTTCGTCCCGTTGTTGTACAAGCGGGAGAATCTTCCGCTGCGTTACCAGCTCTTCGACGAATGGGCCGGGCGGATGCGGGAGGTCTTCCTCCCCCTGGTCGAGCGAGGCACGGCCGACGGTTCGCTCGCGGTCGACGACCCGGAGGCGACCACCGATCTGGTGCTGTCGATCTGGATCGAGGCCGGCGGACGGATGTTCGACCGGGCTCTGGCCACGACGACCGAGGAGGCCTGGGTGGACACCCTGCTGCGCGGGATCGCCTCCTTGACCTCGGCGGTCGAGCGCATCCTCGGCGCCGCACCCGGATCGTTCCAGGTGCCCGTGGACGGTGCCTTCCTCGGGGCGTCCCGCGCCCCCTTCCTGGCGGCCCTGGACGGGCCGTCCGACCAGCGAGCGTAG